A window of the Dongshaea marina genome harbors these coding sequences:
- a CDS encoding glutamate-5-semialdehyde dehydrogenase — protein sequence MNLEQQAQAAQQASFQLATLSSAQKNRALMAIADELAIAKHEILTANAKDMSAARAAGTNEAMLDRLLLTEERLRGIIEDVRKVVSLADPVGSSIDSRTLENGMRLTRRRVPLGVIGVIYEARPNVTIDIATLCLKTGNACILRGGKETLHSNLELVRVIKQALRSTGLPEDAVQYIENPDRALISELLKADRYVDMIIPRGGQHLQQLCKEQSTIPVIIGGFGISHGFVDASADQKRALPVIKNAKLHRPAACNALDTLLVHQEIAPEFLPKLAAFLEDSELELIAEPKAHALLEGYYPRLAAAVEGDFDREWLGPQLGVKLVADVDEALMHLREHNASHSDTILTNDLGNAERFINGAGSAAVYVNASTRFTDGAQFGLGAEVAVSTQKLHARGPMGLEALTSYKWVGEANYLSRD from the coding sequence ATGAACCTTGAACAGCAGGCGCAAGCCGCCCAACAGGCGAGCTTCCAGCTGGCTACCCTGAGTAGTGCCCAGAAAAACCGGGCACTCATGGCAATCGCCGATGAGCTGGCGATCGCAAAACACGAAATATTAACCGCTAATGCGAAGGATATGAGTGCAGCCCGCGCCGCTGGCACCAATGAGGCAATGCTGGACCGCCTGCTCCTGACGGAGGAGCGACTGCGTGGAATCATTGAAGATGTTCGCAAAGTGGTTTCGCTGGCCGACCCGGTTGGCAGCAGCATAGACTCCCGAACCCTGGAAAACGGCATGCGCCTCACCCGCCGCCGGGTGCCCCTGGGCGTGATTGGAGTGATCTATGAGGCGCGTCCAAACGTCACCATAGATATTGCGACCCTGTGCCTTAAAACCGGTAATGCCTGTATCCTACGTGGCGGGAAAGAGACCCTTCACTCCAACCTTGAGCTGGTACGGGTGATCAAACAGGCCCTGCGTAGTACCGGGCTGCCCGAAGATGCGGTGCAGTATATCGAGAACCCGGATCGCGCCCTGATCAGCGAGCTGCTCAAGGCTGACCGCTATGTGGACATGATCATCCCTCGCGGTGGTCAACACCTGCAGCAACTGTGTAAAGAGCAGAGTACCATTCCGGTGATCATCGGCGGCTTTGGAATAAGCCACGGCTTTGTCGATGCCAGCGCCGATCAAAAGCGGGCCCTGCCGGTGATCAAAAATGCCAAACTGCACCGTCCCGCGGCCTGTAATGCCCTGGATACCCTGTTGGTGCACCAGGAGATCGCCCCTGAATTTCTCCCTAAGCTTGCAGCCTTCCTGGAGGACTCTGAGCTTGAGCTGATTGCTGAGCCCAAGGCCCATGCCCTGTTGGAGGGATATTATCCAAGGCTTGCAGCCGCCGTCGAAGGGGATTTTGATCGGGAGTGGCTCGGCCCTCAACTTGGGGTCAAGCTGGTTGCGGATGTCGATGAAGCCCTGATGCACCTGCGTGAGCATAATGCATCACACTCGGATACCATATTGACCAACGACCTTGGCAACGCCGAACGCTTTATCAATGGTGCCGGCTCTGCAGCCGTTTATGTCAACGCCTCGACCCGCTTCACCGATGGTGCCCAGTTTGGTTTAGGCGCCGAAGTGGCCGTTTCAACCCAAAAACTCCACGCCCGTGGCCCCATGGGACTGGAAGCCCTGACCAGCTATAAGTGGGTCGGCGAAGCGAATTACCTGAGCCGGGATTAA
- a CDS encoding ABC transporter substrate-binding protein, which translates to MKPLVKILILLSVLVSLPSFAGYYPITVTDVAGRKVTIEHQPQHIALSTGRVFPLLEMIYQQDAAKHLAAWRDDMRISAPSMYAYYVKKYPELKKIPQIGLIKSGEFDAERFINLKPRPDLFIVDLSNIKLARDQGLLKTLDKAGVKVIAIDFREQPVKNTLDSVMTIAKAVNRVKQGQAFASYYQSHLDALLTTINKLPDSQKHQKVFIERAAGYTESCCNTFGNSNMGGYIPLLSATNVADQYLGKAQGGQLSPETVITSQPDLYIMQTTGWIDEKGRASNGIPLGYAPTHPAMIRQATEKLMDRPWLKVGKDYSDKRIYSIYMPFYNSPYNLVAIEFFAKWIYPQAFKNLDPDQTFSEMNRLLAGTDVSGTFGINNFKAVQ; encoded by the coding sequence ATGAAGCCCTTAGTAAAAATCCTGATCCTGTTAAGTGTTCTGGTTTCCCTGCCCTCCTTTGCCGGGTATTACCCGATTACAGTCACAGATGTGGCAGGCCGTAAGGTCACCATTGAGCATCAGCCCCAGCACATAGCGCTATCGACGGGCAGGGTCTTTCCACTGCTGGAGATGATCTATCAGCAAGATGCCGCCAAGCACCTGGCGGCATGGCGCGATGATATGCGGATCTCTGCACCCAGCATGTATGCCTACTATGTGAAAAAGTATCCCGAGCTGAAAAAGATCCCGCAAATTGGCCTCATCAAGTCCGGTGAGTTTGATGCCGAGCGCTTTATCAACCTGAAGCCAAGGCCGGATCTCTTTATCGTGGATCTCTCCAATATCAAGCTTGCCCGTGATCAGGGGCTGCTGAAGACTCTGGATAAAGCCGGAGTTAAGGTGATTGCGATCGATTTTCGCGAGCAACCGGTCAAAAATACCCTGGACTCAGTGATGACAATTGCCAAGGCGGTCAATCGGGTTAAGCAAGGTCAGGCATTTGCCAGCTATTACCAATCCCACCTCGATGCACTGCTGACAACCATTAACAAGCTTCCGGACTCTCAAAAGCACCAGAAAGTATTTATTGAGCGTGCCGCTGGCTACACCGAGTCCTGCTGCAACACCTTTGGCAACAGCAACATGGGAGGCTATATCCCCCTGCTGAGTGCAACCAATGTGGCCGATCAATATCTTGGGAAAGCCCAGGGCGGTCAGCTCTCTCCCGAGACAGTGATCACCAGCCAACCGGATCTCTACATCATGCAAACCACGGGGTGGATCGATGAAAAGGGCCGAGCCAGTAACGGTATTCCCCTGGGGTATGCGCCCACCCATCCTGCCATGATCCGCCAGGCGACCGAGAAGCTGATGGACCGTCCATGGCTCAAGGTTGGCAAAGACTATTCGGATAAGCGCATCTACTCCATCTACATGCCCTTTTACAACTCCCCCTATAACCTGGTCGCCATTGAGTTCTTTGCCAAGTGGATCTATCCCCAGGCATTCAAAAACTTAGATCCAGACCAAACCTTCTCTGAGATGAACAGGCTGCTGGCGGGCACGGATGTCTCGGGCACCTTTGGCATCAATAACTTCAAGGCTGTTCAATGA
- a CDS encoding FecCD family ABC transporter permease, protein MSSIDIELACYRARTINKRLLLLGMILAGIVCLIADILIGSQGLTLSQVLLAIFAPDQASETSRIIVWDIRMPMSLMAPLVGGALALAGAQMQTTLNNPLADPYTFGVSAAAGFGASLVITNLVALPIIPVEYQVPVLAFLMCLLTTFFIASVSSLKRISIEGVMLLGIAIMFAYDSLLIMMHYIASETQLQTLVFWQMGSLSRGSWDKIAILAVVLPIIFCIMLKDAWKLSALTIGDARAESMGVNIRLLRNKTLVLVSIIASLSVSFVGAIGFVGLVAPHIARMILGEDQRYFLPASFLIGAVLLELASIASKSIMPGTILPLTVMMSMVGIPFFIYLILKGKGSFHGA, encoded by the coding sequence ATGAGTAGCATAGATATCGAACTGGCCTGTTACCGGGCCAGAACCATCAACAAGCGCCTGTTACTGCTGGGAATGATCCTCGCCGGAATCGTCTGCCTGATTGCCGACATCCTGATCGGCTCCCAGGGACTCACATTGTCGCAGGTTCTGCTGGCGATATTTGCCCCCGATCAGGCAAGTGAAACCAGCCGGATCATCGTCTGGGATATCCGGATGCCGATGTCACTGATGGCGCCTCTGGTCGGAGGAGCCCTGGCCCTGGCCGGTGCCCAGATGCAGACTACCTTGAATAATCCCCTGGCCGATCCCTACACCTTTGGGGTCTCTGCGGCCGCTGGATTTGGGGCCTCTTTGGTGATTACCAACCTGGTAGCCCTGCCGATTATCCCGGTGGAGTATCAGGTTCCCGTGTTAGCATTTTTAATGTGCCTGCTAACCACCTTTTTTATTGCCAGTGTCTCCTCTCTCAAACGGATCTCCATTGAAGGGGTGATGCTGCTTGGGATCGCTATCATGTTTGCCTATGACAGCCTGCTGATCATGATGCATTACATCGCAAGCGAGACTCAGTTACAGACCCTGGTATTCTGGCAGATGGGTTCGCTCTCGCGGGGAAGCTGGGACAAAATCGCCATTCTGGCCGTCGTACTTCCCATCATTTTCTGCATCATGCTTAAAGATGCCTGGAAGCTGTCGGCCCTGACCATTGGCGATGCACGTGCCGAGTCGATGGGAGTCAATATTCGGCTGCTGCGAAATAAGACCCTGGTACTGGTCTCGATCATCGCCTCTTTGTCTGTTTCTTTCGTCGGAGCGATCGGCTTTGTTGGCCTGGTTGCCCCGCATATTGCCCGGATGATCCTGGGTGAGGATCAGCGCTATTTTCTGCCCGCTTCCTTTTTGATTGGTGCTGTCCTGCTGGAGCTTGCCTCGATCGCCAGTAAATCAATCATGCCGGGTACCATATTGCCTTTGACAGTGATGATGTCGATGGTTGGGATCCCATTTTTCATCTACCTCATCCTGAAAGGAAAGGGGAGCTTCCATGGCGCTTAA
- a CDS encoding ABC transporter ATP-binding protein, which translates to MALNIQDLTVRFGLKKVLNRLSLPQIEPGELVSVIGKNGTGKSTLLKEITKRDRRKNFIITLDDQPLAHRDIGYLPQDHRIFSSTTVVEMLISVLNINATTLFSKPESANKALQLLSEMGILHLASKNCMQLSGGESQMVGLAVALINKPRVLILDEPTSALDLNNQLKLLEYVKRYTREQQIYTLMVIHDLNLAIQYSDKVAALHKGQLHVYGKPKEVIDRPMLKRVFEVNSRIIQLENHPLVVAQA; encoded by the coding sequence ATGGCGCTTAATATTCAGGATCTCACGGTCCGCTTTGGTCTGAAAAAGGTACTCAATCGTCTGAGCCTGCCACAGATTGAACCCGGTGAGCTGGTCTCTGTGATCGGAAAAAACGGCACCGGAAAATCGACCCTGCTCAAGGAGATCACCAAGCGGGATCGGCGTAAAAACTTTATCATCACCCTCGATGACCAGCCATTAGCACACAGGGATATTGGTTATCTTCCCCAGGATCACCGGATCTTTAGCAGCACAACCGTGGTTGAAATGCTGATCTCAGTGCTCAACATCAATGCGACGACCCTTTTCTCCAAGCCCGAGAGTGCCAACAAGGCACTGCAGCTCCTGTCCGAGATGGGTATTTTGCATCTTGCCAGTAAGAACTGCATGCAGCTTTCAGGAGGTGAAAGCCAGATGGTCGGCCTGGCCGTGGCACTGATCAACAAACCCAGGGTGCTGATCCTGGATGAGCCCACCTCGGCTCTTGATCTCAATAACCAACTCAAACTGCTCGAATATGTCAAACGCTATACCAGGGAGCAGCAGATCTATACCCTGATGGTGATCCATGATCTTAACCTGGCCATCCAGTATTCAGATAAGGTAGCAGCCCTGCACAAGGGTCAGCTCCATGTCTATGGGAAGCCCAAAGAAGTGATTGACCGCCCCATGCTCAAGCGGGTCTTTGAGGTGAACTCCCGGATCATTCAGCTGGAAAACCATCCTCTGGTGGTGGCCCAGGCTTAG
- a CDS encoding AraC family transcriptional regulator, producing the protein MSEIRNKIIQLLEKLSGEGGNAQVETELPGVRLLKLEQSIPRRPLVYQSGLVIIAQGHKVGYLGDQVFHYDREHYLVLGMPIPFECETHASKDEPLLGLYIDFPLASVQRVVRQLQDYAGDMPFFDQTLLPGVAAVALDPQLRGSVLRLLDCLGNSRDCQLLGESLRDEVIYRVATGQKGAVLAALAEQQGPYSRLVGVINHIHSHYQDPLLVDELASKAHMSSSSFHRAFKQVTFESPLQYIKKIRLNKAKEMIEYESVRANMAALRVGYKSPAQFSRDFKGLFGIPPSQLKRGDDTFLGKDAEHTPNW; encoded by the coding sequence ATGAGTGAGATTAGGAATAAGATAATCCAGCTTCTGGAGAAGCTTAGTGGTGAGGGCGGTAATGCTCAGGTTGAGACCGAGCTACCCGGGGTGCGCTTACTCAAATTAGAGCAGTCGATCCCACGCAGGCCTCTGGTATACCAGTCGGGGTTGGTGATCATTGCCCAGGGGCATAAGGTGGGTTATCTGGGCGATCAGGTATTTCACTATGACAGGGAACATTATCTGGTATTGGGGATGCCGATCCCTTTTGAGTGCGAAACTCATGCCTCGAAAGATGAACCTCTGCTGGGCCTCTATATCGACTTTCCATTGGCCTCGGTGCAGAGAGTAGTGCGCCAGTTGCAGGATTATGCAGGGGACATGCCCTTTTTCGATCAGACTCTGTTGCCCGGCGTTGCTGCGGTGGCACTGGACCCGCAACTTAGGGGCTCGGTGCTGCGTCTGCTCGATTGCCTTGGAAATTCCCGTGATTGCCAGCTCCTGGGAGAATCGCTGCGCGATGAGGTGATCTACCGGGTGGCGACCGGTCAGAAAGGAGCTGTGTTGGCGGCGCTGGCAGAGCAGCAGGGCCCCTATTCGCGACTGGTAGGAGTGATCAACCATATCCATAGCCACTACCAGGATCCTCTGCTGGTGGATGAGCTGGCTTCTAAGGCGCATATGAGTAGCTCATCGTTTCACCGGGCTTTCAAGCAGGTCACCTTTGAATCACCACTGCAATACATCAAAAAGATCCGCCTCAACAAGGCCAAGGAGATGATTGAGTATGAGTCGGTGCGGGCGAATATGGCTGCGCTACGGGTGGGTTATAAGAGCCCGGCCCAATTCAGCCGGGACTTCAAGGGGTTATTTGGTATCCCTCCAAGCCAGTTAAAAAGAGGCGATGACACTTTTTTGGGGAAGGACGCTGAGCATACACCGAACTGGTGA
- a CDS encoding iron-containing alcohol dehydrogenase: MQFNYVNPTRILFGEGEISQLGKELPQDARVLVIYGGGSIKRNGVYEQLQSALSEHQWFEFSGVEPNPTVETLDKAVAKVREHEINYILAVGGGSVIDGSKYVAAAAPYTGNGWDILEGKHTVDQAVPLAAVLTLPATGSESNAGAVITRASTHEKRVFHTPLVQPKFAVLDSSVMATLPERQLINGIVDAFVHVCEQYITYPTQAWVQDGYAEALLKNLLRLGHEYDQRATREWQDNLMWSANQALNGLIGAGVPHDWATHMIGHELTALYGLDHARTLAVVQPALLRQMIHDKREKLAQCGQNVFGLTPGDDLAERTIDAIEDFYHQLGVATTLKGNEIEDPEAKNKILAALEKHGLTALGERQKITLEQSAYIIDGFIS, from the coding sequence ATGCAATTCAATTACGTAAACCCAACCCGGATCCTGTTTGGCGAAGGCGAAATTAGTCAACTTGGTAAAGAGCTTCCCCAAGATGCTCGCGTTCTGGTGATCTACGGTGGCGGATCTATCAAGCGTAACGGTGTCTATGAGCAGCTTCAGAGTGCGCTGAGTGAGCACCAGTGGTTTGAGTTCTCCGGTGTCGAGCCCAACCCGACCGTAGAGACCCTGGACAAGGCGGTCGCTAAAGTTCGCGAGCATGAGATTAACTATATTCTGGCGGTAGGCGGAGGTTCCGTTATCGATGGCTCCAAATATGTCGCCGCGGCAGCGCCCTATACCGGCAATGGCTGGGATATTCTTGAAGGAAAACACACGGTCGATCAGGCGGTTCCTCTGGCTGCCGTACTGACTCTGCCAGCAACCGGCTCCGAGTCCAACGCCGGCGCCGTCATCACCCGGGCCAGTACCCATGAAAAGCGAGTGTTTCATACCCCATTAGTTCAGCCTAAATTTGCGGTGCTGGATTCAAGCGTAATGGCCACCCTGCCGGAGCGCCAGCTGATCAACGGCATAGTCGATGCCTTCGTCCATGTCTGTGAGCAGTATATTACCTATCCAACCCAGGCTTGGGTACAGGATGGTTATGCCGAGGCCCTGTTGAAGAACCTGCTGCGCCTGGGTCATGAGTATGATCAACGTGCCACCCGCGAATGGCAGGATAATCTGATGTGGAGTGCCAACCAGGCGCTGAACGGACTGATCGGTGCCGGTGTTCCTCACGACTGGGCAACCCACATGATCGGCCATGAGCTAACCGCCCTGTATGGACTGGATCATGCGCGCACATTGGCAGTCGTTCAACCTGCCCTGCTGCGCCAGATGATCCATGATAAGCGGGAAAAACTCGCCCAGTGTGGCCAGAATGTATTTGGCTTAACGCCAGGTGACGATCTCGCAGAGCGCACCATAGATGCCATCGAGGACTTCTATCACCAACTGGGAGTTGCCACCACCCTTAAAGGCAACGAGATTGAGGATCCAGAGGCAAAGAATAAAATCCTCGCCGCTTTGGAAAAGCATGGCTTAACCGCCCTGGGCGAACGCCAAAAGATCACCCTGGAGCAAAGCGCCTACATTATCGATGGTTTTATAAGCTAA
- a CDS encoding multidrug effflux MFS transporter: MSSPESSVKNSPWLLFIILLLTPISGIGVDISVPSLPFITQLFGSTNVLVGMSVSVYILGNGLSQVFYGMLSDVVGRRPVILWATAAFILVTLAIPLSQSIEMMLALRFIQGLSIGASAAISRAIVTDSYSFEGRKRVANYLTITWGIGPIVAPLIGGYFQEMFNWKYSYYFLALYGLLCVLAVLILLPETNRHRHSNFSISTRSVLHILKNPEFTTSALLAGLCISTLYIFNIFSSFIIIDDLGYSPITYGRILLLVGSAWIIGGLANRLFLHRFDFNPAVNGALIGALVVSLGTFLLPAAILNNIYLYCGVSFLVILASNIIFTRCLGVCLSLFPKMAGTAGALTGTIFIVFGAFWTFSSGFIDLSSVRHIFETLTGILICMLLLRLLSYRTTRNAKADDVILGSE; encoded by the coding sequence ATGAGCTCACCTGAATCCTCTGTTAAAAACAGCCCATGGCTGCTATTTATCATTCTGCTGCTAACCCCGATCTCCGGGATAGGGGTAGATATATCGGTTCCCTCTTTACCATTTATTACCCAGCTCTTTGGTAGCACCAATGTCCTGGTTGGGATGTCTGTCTCTGTGTATATTCTGGGGAATGGATTGAGCCAGGTTTTCTATGGGATGCTGTCGGATGTTGTTGGGAGACGTCCGGTTATTTTATGGGCCACCGCAGCTTTTATCCTGGTCACCCTGGCGATCCCGTTAAGTCAGTCGATCGAGATGATGCTGGCACTCAGGTTTATCCAGGGGCTTAGCATAGGTGCCTCAGCCGCTATTTCGAGGGCCATTGTCACCGACAGCTATAGCTTTGAAGGGCGCAAGCGAGTGGCCAATTATCTGACGATCACCTGGGGAATCGGCCCCATAGTGGCGCCTCTCATCGGCGGCTACTTCCAGGAGATGTTTAACTGGAAATACTCATACTACTTCCTGGCGCTCTATGGTCTGCTGTGTGTGCTGGCAGTACTAATCTTGCTCCCCGAAACCAATCGTCACCGTCATAGCAATTTCTCGATCTCCACCCGCAGTGTCTTGCATATTCTGAAGAATCCCGAGTTTACCACCTCGGCTCTACTGGCAGGGCTGTGTATCTCAACCCTGTATATCTTTAATATCTTCAGCTCCTTTATCATCATCGATGATCTCGGCTACTCCCCTATCACCTATGGACGAATTTTGCTGCTGGTTGGTTCGGCCTGGATCATCGGAGGCCTGGCCAACCGGTTATTCCTGCATCGCTTTGACTTTAATCCTGCGGTCAATGGGGCACTCATCGGTGCTTTAGTGGTAAGCCTTGGGACTTTCTTACTACCTGCAGCGATCCTCAACAATATCTATCTCTACTGCGGCGTCTCATTTTTGGTGATCCTGGCATCCAATATCATCTTCACTCGTTGTCTTGGTGTCTGCCTGAGTCTTTTCCCCAAGATGGCCGGTACTGCCGGGGCCCTGACCGGGACCATCTTTATCGTGTTTGGTGCCTTCTGGACCTTCTCCTCCGGGTTTATCGACTTAAGCTCGGTACGCCATATCTTCGAGACCCTGACCGGGATCCTGATCTGCATGTTACTGTTGCGACTGCTGAGCTACCGCACCACCCGTAACGCCAAGGCTGATGATGTGATCCTGGGATCAGAGTAG
- a CDS encoding ABC transporter permease, translated as MNRFFSISRLWAMMIKEFIQMRRDRMTFAIILGIPVLQLILFGYAINTNPKHLPATVVIQEKSPLISEFVARLQASRYFELSQPAHSLQQAQRWLDEGRVMFVIRFEKDFSKKLIKGQRPKILMTTDATDPVAVSYASSAFDAVASEVFSDDLPGSLSYLKPGENPVQLIIHNRYNPELYSQYNIVPGLIGVILTMTLVIVTSQALTRERERGTMEHLLVTPVRPLEVMLGKILPYVILGYAQVLLVLVFAYFLFDVPVRGSVGLLLLCVLPFVIANLAVGMMFSSVARNQLQAMQMAFFFFLPSLLLSGFMFPFRGMPEWAQMLGEVLPLTHFVRIVRGIMLKGNTLPLVWPEIWPILLFMLVALFFALLRYRRTLD; from the coding sequence ATGAACCGATTCTTCTCGATATCCCGGCTGTGGGCGATGATGATCAAAGAGTTTATCCAGATGCGCCGGGACCGCATGACCTTTGCGATCATCCTGGGGATCCCGGTTCTGCAACTGATCCTATTTGGCTATGCCATTAATACCAACCCCAAACACCTTCCGGCAACTGTGGTGATCCAGGAAAAGTCGCCTCTTATCAGTGAGTTTGTCGCCAGATTGCAGGCCAGTCGCTACTTTGAGTTGTCTCAGCCCGCCCACAGTCTTCAGCAGGCGCAGCGCTGGCTGGATGAGGGGCGGGTGATGTTTGTGATCCGCTTTGAAAAAGACTTTTCTAAAAAGCTTATTAAGGGTCAGCGCCCCAAAATTTTGATGACCACGGATGCCACCGATCCGGTGGCGGTCAGTTATGCTTCCAGTGCCTTTGATGCGGTTGCCAGTGAGGTGTTTAGTGACGATCTTCCAGGATCGCTCTCCTATCTTAAGCCGGGGGAGAACCCGGTTCAGCTGATTATCCATAACAGATATAATCCTGAGCTTTACTCCCAATACAACATAGTGCCGGGCTTGATTGGGGTGATCCTGACCATGACCCTGGTGATTGTGACCTCTCAGGCCCTGACCCGGGAGCGTGAACGCGGCACCATGGAGCATTTGCTGGTGACCCCCGTCCGCCCGCTTGAGGTGATGCTGGGTAAGATCCTGCCCTATGTGATCCTGGGCTATGCTCAGGTCCTGTTGGTGCTGGTGTTTGCCTATTTCCTGTTTGATGTGCCGGTGCGGGGCAGCGTTGGCTTGCTGCTACTGTGTGTGCTGCCCTTTGTGATTGCCAACCTGGCGGTTGGGATGATGTTTTCTTCGGTGGCGCGAAACCAGCTGCAGGCGATGCAGATGGCGTTTTTCTTCTTTCTGCCGTCACTCTTGTTATCCGGCTTTATGTTTCCGTTTCGCGGAATGCCCGAATGGGCGCAGATGCTTGGGGAAGTTCTGCCTCTGACCCACTTCGTGCGGATTGTCCGAGGGATCATGCTCAAGGGCAACACTCTTCCCCTGGTGTGGCCCGAGATCTGGCCGATTTTGCTGTTTATGCTGGTGGCCCTGTTCTTTGCGTTGCTGCGCTATCGGCGGACCCTCGATTAG
- a CDS encoding ABC transporter ATP-binding protein: MQAPAINVTGLTKRFDGQEVVSGLNLQIETGQIYGFLGPNGSGKTTTMRMLCGLLSPDAGSGYCLGLDICTQTEQLRKRVGYMTQRFSLYEDLSIRENLDFTARIYGIDQRRQRVNQTLEQLGFSRKRANQLAGQLSGGWKQRLALACSMIHKPRVLLLDEPTAGVDPKARREFWDEIHRLSEEEKVTTLVSTHYMDEAERCERLAFIAWGRIMADGTLESICKETGLRSWEIRGNRVQRLAPELRLLPGIEQVVSFGQTIHVIGTDAGVIEHSLKGYRKEFKLSELPPSAEDLFIYLMSQARDNFS, from the coding sequence ATGCAGGCGCCTGCAATTAATGTTACCGGGCTGACCAAGCGTTTTGATGGCCAGGAGGTTGTCAGCGGGCTGAATCTGCAGATAGAGACAGGGCAGATCTATGGTTTTCTGGGCCCCAACGGTAGCGGGAAAACCACCACCATGCGGATGCTGTGTGGCCTGCTAAGCCCGGATGCCGGCAGTGGCTACTGTCTGGGATTGGATATTTGCACCCAGACAGAGCAGCTCAGGAAGCGGGTTGGCTATATGACCCAGAGATTCAGTCTCTATGAAGATCTCAGCATTCGCGAGAATCTTGATTTCACCGCCCGCATCTATGGGATTGACCAGCGGCGTCAGCGGGTAAATCAGACCTTGGAGCAGCTTGGGTTTTCAAGAAAGCGCGCCAATCAGTTAGCTGGCCAGCTCTCCGGCGGATGGAAACAGCGGCTGGCGTTGGCCTGCTCTATGATCCACAAACCCAGGGTATTGCTGCTCGATGAGCCAACGGCGGGCGTCGATCCCAAAGCAAGAAGGGAGTTCTGGGATGAGATCCATCGTCTGTCAGAGGAGGAGAAGGTCACCACCCTGGTCAGTACCCACTATATGGATGAGGCGGAGCGTTGTGAGCGACTGGCTTTTATCGCCTGGGGTCGGATCATGGCCGATGGTACCCTGGAGTCGATTTGCAAAGAGACCGGGCTTCGAAGCTGGGAGATCCGCGGAAATCGGGTCCAGCGGCTGGCGCCTGAGCTCAGGCTACTGCCAGGGATTGAGCAGGTGGTCTCTTTTGGGCAGACCATCCATGTGATCGGCACCGATGCCGGGGTGATTGAGCATAGCCTTAAGGGGTATCGCAAGGAGTTTAAACTCAGTGAGCTGCCACCTTCGGCAGAAGATCTCTTTATCTATCTGATGAGCCAGGCCAGGGATAACTTCTCATGA
- a CDS encoding HlyD family secretion protein has translation MRLLVFSALVVLLSACQPQSSDHLFQGYVSSDLTYISSSQSGELTRLPVSRGTPVAKGELLFELDKDPQQTELKQAYATMQQLRFELYDLEKGKREPYIEGIKQQIRELDAKLELAQKTFKRYQTLIKSGLIQQEQVDESRSEVEQLTHQRANLQQNLVIAELPAREDQVEAARAQLESQQALLIKARWALAQKTLHAPAKGRIFDTYYRVGEQVPANQPVLSLLDPDQLRVDFFVPTRQLSSIKPEQKVLLSDSMTHKRLTTGLVSFISPEAEYTPPVIYSEKRMQEMVYRVEVTPNKPLESGLNLGQPVSVELCDAGACN, from the coding sequence ATGCGACTGCTTGTATTCAGTGCTTTGGTCGTGCTGCTTAGCGCCTGCCAACCACAAAGCTCTGATCACCTATTTCAGGGATATGTCAGTTCAGATTTAACCTATATCAGCTCTTCTCAAAGTGGGGAGTTGACCCGGTTACCCGTGAGTCGTGGCACCCCGGTCGCCAAGGGTGAGTTGTTGTTTGAACTGGATAAGGATCCACAGCAAACCGAGCTCAAGCAAGCTTATGCGACCATGCAGCAACTGCGCTTTGAGCTCTACGATCTGGAGAAGGGAAAGCGTGAGCCCTACATCGAGGGGATCAAGCAGCAGATCCGCGAGTTGGATGCCAAACTGGAGTTAGCACAGAAAACCTTCAAGCGTTACCAAACCCTTATCAAGAGTGGTTTGATCCAGCAGGAGCAGGTTGACGAGTCTCGCTCCGAGGTTGAGCAGCTTACCCATCAGCGGGCAAACCTGCAGCAGAATTTGGTGATTGCCGAATTGCCGGCCCGTGAGGATCAGGTGGAGGCGGCCAGGGCTCAACTCGAATCTCAGCAGGCACTCCTGATCAAGGCGCGCTGGGCTTTGGCTCAAAAAACGCTGCATGCCCCCGCCAAGGGGCGCATCTTTGATACCTATTACCGGGTCGGGGAACAGGTTCCGGCCAATCAGCCGGTGTTGTCACTGCTGGATCCGGACCAACTGAGAGTTGATTTTTTTGTTCCCACCCGACAGCTTTCTTCGATAAAGCCTGAGCAAAAAGTGCTGCTGAGTGACAGCATGACCCACAAGCGGCTAACGACCGGGCTGGTGAGCTTTATCTCGCCCGAGGCAGAGTATACGCCGCCGGTTATCTACAGTGAAAAGCGGATGCAGGAGATGGTCTATCGAGTCGAGGTCACACCGAATAAACCTTTAGAATCAGGCCTGAATCTGGGACAACCCGTGAGTGTGGAGCTATGTGATGCAGGCGCCTGCAATTAA